From Etheostoma spectabile isolate EspeVRDwgs_2016 chromosome 19, UIUC_Espe_1.0, whole genome shotgun sequence, the proteins below share one genomic window:
- the ufsp1 gene encoding ufm1-specific protease 1 — MDKSVEEAELEAIDWGGSGAEEGKILKMTNTLSKNVHTGLPSPLPDPVKCSLIKGDYLYFHYGCDGHDDRGWGCGYRTIQTMASWLCQNCFPLQDRPRSPPSLPEIQQALVSMGDKPGSFSCSREWIGTFEASLVLDYFYDVPCKVVHVRGGGAELEHVAVEELHQHFEKHGSPVMMGGDRDNSSKGILGVCTGDKGSYLLVLDPHHYGCQLEKTELQRQGWVAWKRVSSLDQSSFYNLCMPQTAKKGNTN; from the coding sequence ATGGATAAATCGGTCGAAGAAGCGGAATTGGAGGCAATTGACTGGGGAGGAAGTGGAGCTGAAGAGGGAAAGATTTTAAAGATGACCAATACCTTATCAAAGAATGTCCACACCGGCCTTCCTAGTCCACTTCCAGATCCTGTGAAATGTTCTTTGATTAAAGGAGACTATCTTTACTTCCATTATGGATGTGATGGACACGATGACAGAGGCTGGGGTTGTGGCTACCGCACCATCCAGACAATGGCTTCCTGGCTCTGCCAGAACTGCTTTCCACTTCAGGACAGACCTAGATCTCCACCAAGTCTCCCAGAAATCCAGCAAGCCTTAGTTTCTATGGGGGACAAACCAGGCTCGTTCTCGTGCTCCAGGGAGTGGATAGGAACATTTGAAGCCTCCCTGGTCCTTGACTATTTCTATGATGTCCCCTGTAAAGTGGTACATGTTAGAGGTGGAGGGGCCGAGCTGGAGCATGTTGCAGTAGAAGAGCTCCATCAGCACTTTGAGAAGCATGGGTCTCCAGTCATGATGGGAGGGGACAGGGACAACTCTTCTAAGGGGATATTAGGGGTATGCACTGGGGACAAGGGGAGCTACCTGCTTGTCCTTGACCCTCACCACTATGGATGTCAGCTAGAGAAGACCGAGCTGCAGAGGCAGGGGTGGGTGGCGTGGAAAAGAGTGTCATCACTGGATCAGTCCTCGTTTTATAACCTGTGTATGCCTCAGACTGCCAAAAAGGGCAACACAAACTAA
- the epoa gene encoding erythropoietin isoform X1, whose product MGNRRTYGTNREDPVRGYADTAMEFPRLLALLLMVLEWTRPGLPSPLRPICDLRVLNHFIKEARDAEVAMKSCREGCGLSESVTVPQTTVDFEIWEKKNGSEQAQEVQSGLYLLQQALSLLRASVTATALHSHIDNSLRNLLSINAVLRSLNIQEYTPPPSAAELEGTWQVSTATDLLQVHVNFLRGKVHLLLLDAQACQQDVS is encoded by the exons ATGGGCAATAGACGGACCTATGGGACAAACCGCGAGGACCCTGTGAGGGGCTATGCGGACACCGCTATGGAGTTTCCCA GACTGCTTGCCCTGCTGTTGATGGTGTTGGAATGGACCCGACCAGGCCTACCTTCCCCACTGAGGCCCATCTGTGACCTGAGGGTCCTGAACCATTTCATCAAGGAAGCACGAGACGCAGAAGTCGCTATG AAGTCCTGTAGAGAAGGATGCGGCCTGTCAGAGTCAGTTACTGTGCCCCAAACCACAGTTGACTTTGAAATCTGGGAGAAGAAAAAT GGATCGGAGCAAGCCCAAGAGGTGCAGTCTGGGTTATATCTCTTACAACAGGCCCTCAGCTTGCTACGGGCCTCAGTCACCGCCACAGCGCTGCACAGCCACATAGATAACTCTCTCAGAAACCTGCTCAGCATCAATGCTGTGCTGCGTAGCCTCAACATCCAG GAATATACCCCACCACCAAGTGCAGCAGAGCTGGAGGGAACATGGCAGGTGTCCACGGCAACAGATTTGCTTCAAGTCCATGTCAACTTTCTGCGAGGCAAAGTGCATCTCCTTCTATTGGATGCACAGGCTTGTCAGCAAGATGTCAGCTGA
- the epoa gene encoding erythropoietin isoform X2, which produces MLQKTGLLALLLMVLEWTRPGLPSPLRPICDLRVLNHFIKEARDAEVAMKSCREGCGLSESVTVPQTTVDFEIWEKKNGSEQAQEVQSGLYLLQQALSLLRASVTATALHSHIDNSLRNLLSINAVLRSLNIQEYTPPPSAAELEGTWQVSTATDLLQVHVNFLRGKVHLLLLDAQACQQDVS; this is translated from the exons ATGTTGCAGAAAACGG GACTGCTTGCCCTGCTGTTGATGGTGTTGGAATGGACCCGACCAGGCCTACCTTCCCCACTGAGGCCCATCTGTGACCTGAGGGTCCTGAACCATTTCATCAAGGAAGCACGAGACGCAGAAGTCGCTATG AAGTCCTGTAGAGAAGGATGCGGCCTGTCAGAGTCAGTTACTGTGCCCCAAACCACAGTTGACTTTGAAATCTGGGAGAAGAAAAAT GGATCGGAGCAAGCCCAAGAGGTGCAGTCTGGGTTATATCTCTTACAACAGGCCCTCAGCTTGCTACGGGCCTCAGTCACCGCCACAGCGCTGCACAGCCACATAGATAACTCTCTCAGAAACCTGCTCAGCATCAATGCTGTGCTGCGTAGCCTCAACATCCAG GAATATACCCCACCACCAAGTGCAGCAGAGCTGGAGGGAACATGGCAGGTGTCCACGGCAACAGATTTGCTTCAAGTCCATGTCAACTTTCTGCGAGGCAAAGTGCATCTCCTTCTATTGGATGCACAGGCTTGTCAGCAAGATGTCAGCTGA
- the si:dkey-85k7.10 gene encoding endonuclease domain-containing 1 protein isoform X1 has product MMIMIPTSEKCALPLVAVLATLTCVLLQGAQAGVVGDFNHVERCKDSLYMGTPPRGYLSNSFTKICQRYEDKPRYVTLYDTHKHIPIYSAYTFKKSDGEKKVDFPWMFEPQLASEKSSSNMEPFPQSSSMHMNFEDTQAVLEDYADVVQYERGQLNPDEHQSDPLDKASTYSLTNVVPQIREFNMGPWAEHQDLIRKRLNNYCRGKAYVVTGVTTSGHTIRRNNLDRVAVPEYMWSAYCCTEFDQNAPYFVRYKFPVFAAYGMNDRVNNHMVEVPLKNLEKFLKGRMDVDKNFQIFYSDCVPDN; this is encoded by the exons ATGATGATTATGATACCTACATCAGAGAAGTGTGCCTTACCCCTGGTGGCTGTCTTGGCCACGCTGACGTGTGTGTTGCTACAGGGGGCCCAGGCAGGAGTGGTGGGGGACTTCAACCATGTGGAGCGCTGCAAGGActctctatacatgggcactcCGCCCAGAGGCTACCTCAGCAACTCCTTTACAAAGATCTGCCAGAGGTACGAGGATAAACCCCGCTATGTCACCCTGTACGACACCCACAAACACATCCCCATCTATTCAGCCTATACATTCAAAAAGTCAGATGGGGAGAAGAAGGTGGACTTCCCGTGGATGTTTGAGCCCCAG CTTGCCTCAGAAAAAAGCAGCAGTAACATGGAGCCATTCCCCCAATCTTCAAGCATGCATATGAACTTTGAGGACACCCAAGCAGTCCTGGAGGACTACGCTGATGTGGTTCAGTACGAGCGTGGCCAGCTAAATCCTGACGAGCATCAGTCTGACCCTCTGGACAAAGCCTCTACCTACAGCTTGACTAATGTGGTACCCCAGATCAGGGAGTTCAACATGGGTCCCTGGGCCGAACACCAGGATCTCATCCGCAAACGTCTCAACAACTACTGCCGTGGCAAAGCCTACGTGGTCACGGGGGTCACCACCTCGGGACACACAATCCGTCGCAACAACCTGGACCGGGTGGCTGTGCCCGAGTACATGTGGTCGGCCTACTGCTGCACTGAGTTTGACCAAAATGCGCCATACTTTGTGCGCTACAAGTTCCCTGTGTTTGCAGCTTATGGGATGAACGATCGTGTCAACAACCACATGGTGGAAGTTCCTCTCAAGAACCTGGAGAAATTCCTCAAGGGGAGGATGGATGTGGATAAGAACTTCCAGATTTTCTACAGTGACTGTGTGCCAGATAACTGA
- the si:dkey-85k7.10 gene encoding endonuclease domain-containing 1 protein isoform X2, producing MIPTSEKCALPLVAVLATLTCVLLQGAQAGVVGDFNHVERCKDSLYMGTPPRGYLSNSFTKICQRYEDKPRYVTLYDTHKHIPIYSAYTFKKSDGEKKVDFPWMFEPQLASEKSSSNMEPFPQSSSMHMNFEDTQAVLEDYADVVQYERGQLNPDEHQSDPLDKASTYSLTNVVPQIREFNMGPWAEHQDLIRKRLNNYCRGKAYVVTGVTTSGHTIRRNNLDRVAVPEYMWSAYCCTEFDQNAPYFVRYKFPVFAAYGMNDRVNNHMVEVPLKNLEKFLKGRMDVDKNFQIFYSDCVPDN from the exons ATGATACCTACATCAGAGAAGTGTGCCTTACCCCTGGTGGCTGTCTTGGCCACGCTGACGTGTGTGTTGCTACAGGGGGCCCAGGCAGGAGTGGTGGGGGACTTCAACCATGTGGAGCGCTGCAAGGActctctatacatgggcactcCGCCCAGAGGCTACCTCAGCAACTCCTTTACAAAGATCTGCCAGAGGTACGAGGATAAACCCCGCTATGTCACCCTGTACGACACCCACAAACACATCCCCATCTATTCAGCCTATACATTCAAAAAGTCAGATGGGGAGAAGAAGGTGGACTTCCCGTGGATGTTTGAGCCCCAG CTTGCCTCAGAAAAAAGCAGCAGTAACATGGAGCCATTCCCCCAATCTTCAAGCATGCATATGAACTTTGAGGACACCCAAGCAGTCCTGGAGGACTACGCTGATGTGGTTCAGTACGAGCGTGGCCAGCTAAATCCTGACGAGCATCAGTCTGACCCTCTGGACAAAGCCTCTACCTACAGCTTGACTAATGTGGTACCCCAGATCAGGGAGTTCAACATGGGTCCCTGGGCCGAACACCAGGATCTCATCCGCAAACGTCTCAACAACTACTGCCGTGGCAAAGCCTACGTGGTCACGGGGGTCACCACCTCGGGACACACAATCCGTCGCAACAACCTGGACCGGGTGGCTGTGCCCGAGTACATGTGGTCGGCCTACTGCTGCACTGAGTTTGACCAAAATGCGCCATACTTTGTGCGCTACAAGTTCCCTGTGTTTGCAGCTTATGGGATGAACGATCGTGTCAACAACCACATGGTGGAAGTTCCTCTCAAGAACCTGGAGAAATTCCTCAAGGGGAGGATGGATGTGGATAAGAACTTCCAGATTTTCTACAGTGACTGTGTGCCAGATAACTGA